From Verrucomicrobia bacterium S94, the proteins below share one genomic window:
- a CDS encoding mechanosensitive ion channel family protein — protein sequence MLLTWIQEKLIAYGTPAESADEFALAVSAVLIFAAAYGVYWILKNYLLKVIHRVTEKTSNKWDDKLMESRVFHRLLRLIPLTLVVIGLERVAPESFVLVKRVVFAVIIFIGARTVEAFLNAVSDVYHSCMDEYRKPIRPLFQALQLVTYFLAVIFMISVLLNKEPWGLFTLLGGMTAVTMLVFKDSILGFVAGIQLGANDMVREGDWIEMPKYGADGDVIEVSVNTVKVRNWDKTITTIPTYALISDSFKNWRGMSESGGRRIKRSIFIDMNTVRFADEAMLEKFKAMELLKEYITKTQEEINTANAERNIDLSATVVNGRRQTNLGIFRAYLVNYLHSNPKIHKGMTFLVRHLQPTPQGLPIEIYVFSADKNWVAYEGIQADIFDHILAAIPEFGLRVFQQPSGNDIAALKIG from the coding sequence ATGTTGCTAACATGGATTCAGGAAAAGTTGATTGCTTACGGTACACCCGCAGAGTCGGCCGATGAATTTGCATTGGCGGTTTCCGCCGTACTGATTTTTGCCGCAGCCTACGGCGTGTACTGGATTCTCAAAAATTATCTGCTCAAGGTGATCCACCGGGTCACGGAGAAGACCTCCAACAAATGGGACGACAAACTGATGGAGTCGCGCGTGTTCCACCGCCTGCTGCGTCTGATTCCGCTTACGCTTGTTGTTATCGGTCTGGAACGGGTTGCACCGGAAAGTTTTGTGCTGGTTAAGCGCGTAGTGTTTGCAGTCATTATTTTCATCGGGGCCCGCACGGTTGAGGCGTTTCTGAATGCCGTTTCAGATGTCTATCATTCCTGTATGGACGAATATCGAAAACCCATACGTCCGCTGTTCCAGGCGCTGCAGCTGGTGACCTATTTTCTGGCCGTCATTTTCATGATTTCAGTACTGCTCAATAAGGAACCATGGGGACTCTTTACTTTGTTGGGCGGTATGACCGCCGTCACCATGCTCGTTTTCAAGGATTCCATTCTCGGTTTTGTGGCCGGCATCCAGCTTGGTGCAAACGATATGGTGCGCGAGGGCGACTGGATTGAAATGCCCAAATACGGGGCCGACGGCGATGTGATTGAAGTGTCAGTGAATACGGTAAAAGTCCGCAACTGGGACAAGACCATTACCACCATTCCAACGTATGCGCTCATTTCCGATTCGTTCAAAAACTGGCGGGGTATGAGCGAATCCGGCGGTCGACGGATCAAGCGTTCCATCTTTATTGATATGAATACCGTCCGGTTTGCCGATGAAGCCATGCTTGAAAAATTCAAGGCCATGGAACTGCTTAAAGAGTATATTACGAAAACGCAGGAAGAGATTAATACGGCGAATGCAGAGCGTAATATTGATCTTTCTGCAACGGTGGTTAATGGGCGGCGCCAGACCAACCTCGGGATCTTCCGCGCCTACCTGGTGAACTATCTGCACAGTAATCCGAAGATCCACAAGGGCATGACTTTTCTGGTGCGCCATCTTCAGCCGACGCCGCAGGGGCTGCCGATTGAAATCTATGTGTTCAGTGCTGACAAAAACTGGGTGGCCTATGAAGGTATTCAGGCGGATATTTTTGATCACATACTCGCCGCCATTCCGGAATTCGGTCTGCGTGTTTTCCAGCAGCCTTCCGGTAATGACATCGCCGCCCTGAAAATCGGGTAG
- a CDS encoding methyltransferase domain-containing protein, with protein sequence MKLPTPSPVCCPVCSEPLMPQGSMIACRNGHPFNIAREGYVNLLLSHQRKAKQPGDDPEMVMARRRFFDSGAFDALIRTVTEQPMPEKKDIAVLDCGCGEGHLLGTLSEKHSGFFCGIDISKKAIQVASRRWKNAAWLVANGMRDIPLATDSMDMILSILAPRNNREFHRILSSNGILIIGVPGPNHLIELRRQLQFSSGDFKEKANAAAEKCAPLFEETDRIEVRSEAILNCEQIADCIQMTPIFWRSSDAAKTAVMQLESLTVTVSFTLLMMKKR encoded by the coding sequence ATGAAACTTCCGACCCCATCCCCCGTCTGCTGCCCCGTCTGCAGTGAACCACTGATGCCGCAAGGCAGCATGATCGCCTGCAGAAACGGTCACCCGTTCAACATCGCCCGCGAAGGATACGTCAACCTGCTGCTCAGCCATCAGCGAAAAGCGAAACAGCCTGGAGATGATCCGGAAATGGTGATGGCCCGCCGTCGTTTTTTCGATTCCGGTGCGTTTGACGCCCTGATCCGGACGGTTACTGAACAACCCATGCCCGAAAAAAAAGACATTGCCGTCCTGGACTGCGGTTGCGGCGAGGGACACCTGCTCGGAACGCTGAGTGAAAAACACAGCGGGTTTTTCTGCGGCATCGATATTTCAAAAAAAGCGATACAGGTTGCTTCCCGGCGCTGGAAAAATGCGGCGTGGCTTGTGGCCAACGGCATGCGTGACATTCCGCTTGCGACGGATTCAATGGACATGATTCTCAGCATTCTGGCCCCGCGAAATAACCGGGAATTCCATCGCATCCTCAGCTCCAACGGTATACTGATAATCGGTGTTCCCGGCCCCAATCATCTGATTGAACTGCGCCGGCAACTGCAGTTTTCATCGGGCGATTTCAAAGAAAAGGCCAATGCCGCAGCGGAAAAATGCGCCCCTCTTTTTGAAGAAACGGACCGGATCGAAGTGCGTTCGGAAGCCATACTCAACTGCGAACAGATCGCCGACTGTATTCAGATGACCCCCATTTTCTGGCGTTCATCCGATGCCGCAAAAACCGCCGTCATGCAACTGGAATCCCTGACCGTAACCGTCAGCTTTACCCTGCTGATGATGAAAAAAAGATAG